The nucleotide window AAATCCTGATAAATACTACGGGCGTTTTGTCCTAATGTCATTTTCTCCTGTATCATCAAATGATAGACGCTTGCCCCGTTCTTGCTGATAGGTGGCTTTTGATCTGAAATATCGGAATCGGGAAAACAAAATCATTTTTTCTTCTCAATTACCAACTAGTCATTCTACTAAAAAAGATAACGGTAAAATAGTCGATAAAAGGAGTTTTACAGTAAAGGAGTATCCCTATTTGCCATGTCTTATTTTTACAATAGGGGGCGGATATTTAGCATTCGATAGTTTTGACAAAGCAAAAGATTATGATGATGCGGCAGAGGCTTTCAAAGAATTGATAACTGAATTAAGTTCAGTGTATTCTAATTCAGAACTCACTGCATTACGTGTAAAAATGAATAAGTATAAAAAGAAATCAGGAGATAAAACGGCTTTGGGAATCATTAGCACTGTTGTCACTGGATTATCATTTTTTCTGTCCATTTCACCAGTTGAAAAGGAAATACCCTTGACGATAAACCAGAATGGGATAGGAACGATGGTATCATTGAATTGGGCGATCAGGTAGAAGGTATTGAGACGCAATATGATCACACTAATACCATAGAATCCCATGAATAAATTCGTGGATTGATTATCTCGAAAATTCGGGTTTTCAGGGGGGAAATCCTTTCTCCAAGTTCGGGGAAGACTTCCCCAAGATGCCGAAACCTTTCCCCTAAGTCAGGGAGCGTTTCTCCGAACTCAGGGAACGTTCCCCCAGGATTCATTCGGGAATCGGAATAATAAATTTCCTGCAGAAGTCAGAAAACAGCCGGAAATATTTTACAAACACCGTTTGTCCAAAACAATCGTGACACTGATTCAATTTGTGAAGGAATTTACCCTGGCTTTTGTTCAGCCGAAAGCAGACTATGGAATTCAAACCGATCAACCTCAACGATACGATCTCGAACTTGTTGAAAATGATCAAACGCCTCATCGGTGAAAACTTGTCCCAAAACTTCGTGGTTTGTAGTTGAAAAAATCTTCTATTCTTTCTATCTCTGCCTTTACTTTTCTTAAAATGTGGAAGCCGTGTCTCATTCTTTAGCAAGAGATATATTTTTTACGGCAAAATCAAAAGTATTGCCTGCTTGCAAATACAAATCCGTGATGAACCATTATTTAATTAATGGCTTCGGTTTTGGGCGTCGCGGCGCAACCATCAACGTCTTCTCAAATTTCACCGAAACAGCGCCGGGTTCGGCTCCGCGTGGTTTCCAGACGTACTTTTTTTGCGTATAAATCACCGGAACGAGTTTGGAATGTTTCGACTTACTGTATAGAGCGGCGATGCTGGCGCACTGTTCTAAAATTGTTTTGGGAAATGATGCCGCTCGTTTCGGATTCCGTAGAACAATATGAGAACCGGTTGTTCCCTGCGCATGGAACCAAAAATCATCGGGTCGGGCGATTTTGAAAGTTAGTTTGTCGTTGTCGTGCGCGTTTTTCCCAACCAATAATTCATAGCCATCGATCACGAACCGGTGAAACGGCTGGCGTTCGGTTTCCTGTCGTATTTCAACAGACGTAAGTTCGGATAGCAACTGCTTTTCCATTTTTCGTAAATCGGGAAGCGATTTTGATTTTTCGACGCTTTCCCAATGCTCTTTGATTCGACGAATTGACAGCTCAATTTCGGTAATGGAATTTTTCAGATTGATTTTGGAACGCTCGATGTTTTTTGATTTCGTGTAATATTTTTGTGCGTTTTCGGATGGAGAAAAATCCGGATTCAGCGGAAGGACCAGATCATTTCCCGAATCGTCTGCGGATGGAACGGAAGCAAATTTTGCGCGCGGTGGAATTCGTTGGAGATTTGATAAAATCGCGTCCGCCCAGAGTCGATAAAGCGCCGACGCGGGAAGTTTTTCCAGATCGTTTTTCTGGTTGTTCAATTTTCGTTGGAGCGCATCCAATCCTCTGCTCAATTTTTGTAAAAGTGACCGTCTGAGTTGAAAACTGAGATGATTTTGGAAAAACTCTGAAATATAAAACCGGTCGGCTGATGGCAAATCCTCAAAAAATTGGACAGGTGTGTCCGATTTTGAATGAAAATCTATGAAAGCCATTGTGGGCTTGTCTTCGAGATATACTCGGATTTTTGGGTGAGATAACTCGTCGAAAATATTTAAAATTTCGTTCAGAAAAATGTCGGTTTGTGTATCTGAAAAATTGACGGGAAAATCGGTTGGACGGACCTCACTACGGAAACAAATTTCATTGATCAGTTCTTGGGAGAGGTACGGAAAACTTGCCGAACGAAAGAAATCGTTGATATTTTGGTTCGTCTGATCCGAAAATTCACGCTTGAGAGTGGTAATATCGGCGCTTAGAAGAAGATCGCAAGTGAAATCATCTTGCGGTGAAATCTGTAAATTATTCGTTTTCTTAAATGCTTGAATCATCTGAAAATTTGTATCGACAACAACGGCGTTTCCATTGATTCCAAACAACTGGAAAAGCAAAAAACAGTCGCCGTGGTTACATTCGATAATCAACTGGCGATCTTTGCGGTGCCATTGAACGTCCGTGACAATTTTTCCTTCAATTTCATTTAAAACTGTCACGCGTTGCTTTGGATTCGGGGCGGTGGTATCCACCGATAAATACGGGAGCGGCGGCTGAATGGAAAAATGCATATTTGAAAATCCCTGACTTCCGCTAACCGGAAAATTCGCTTCTCTTTTTTTATAAGTGAATGGTTTATTGAAAACGCAACCGGTTAAATTTTCCCGTAGAAATTGTCCAAGAAACCGAACATGAAACCAACTATTAAACATTTTTCAGGTTAGATGAAATGGATTTTGAGATGGCGAAAAGTAGAAAATCACTCAACCCCAATCGTTGTTGTCATCGAATGAACTTCAAGAGGAGCGAGCGTGATGCCGTTGTCTGACGCATTTGCCGCTTCGATGCAAACCATTCTGCGATAGCTGTCCGGCTCCATGTCAGCGACTATTTCTGACAGTAATTCTCCTGGATTCCAAACGATGGTGGAAAAACTTCCGGATTTTTGGATGTGAATTATTCGGAAAAAAAGTTCATCCCGAAGAAAACAATCCGAAGAAGTGTGCAGATAAACGCGGTTGACGATTTCGTCAAACCGAATTGACCCGTATTGAACTTTTCGGTTGAACTGATCGACAGCGTCGATATAAGTGGTTCTGTCTAAGCCGTCAAGAGAAACGTTTCGGATATCGCTGATGTTGAAATAGGAATGAAGCGCTTCGGTGAACTTGAAATCTCGTTCGTCAACATTTTCAATCCGGAGTTCGATTGAAAGTGATTTCCCGATCGTGAAAATAACCTCGGCGTTGAAACGATAATCGAATAAATCCGGCGTCGCGTCATGTTCGCTCAGTGTCATTCGAAGTCGCATTTCATCGGATGGAAGTGATTGAACGGAGCGCAGATGCCAATATGACAATCGCGAAAATCCATGAGATGGTTTAGAAGAATCAGACGGATGCGTGCTAAACCACGGCCAGCAAATGGGAATACCGCCGCGAATCGATTTCCCGGCTTCATAAAAACTTTTCGGACTTACCCACAATAAGTCTTCATGTCCGGTTGGTGTAAATGACAATACCTGAGCGCCGTAAATGGAAATTATCGCCGATGAAACTGGACTGGTAATCCGCACCATAGGTAGATCGCCAGCGGCGCGGAAAAATTGCACGCGGTCTGAAATTCCGAATCGTGCATTGAGTAAATCGACATCTCTCATATTTTCGTGATCTCCAAACGATTCTCGTCTAAAAAAACGAAAAATCGACCGAATTTAAAGATTTCAAATGTTTAAAGGGAAAAAGAAAATAAACTCCTGTCTAAGTTGTTTTTATAATTTCTCAGGTTATCAAAAGGTCGCGTGTCGGGAATTCCGGATCGCTGGTGACGATTAACCCGAGTTTTCTGAGTCCGGCAGAATCTCCCGGTGTCGGAATATGTGTCGTATGCAATTCGCATCCGTTGAGTTCCGAGAGTTTTTCGATGGCAATTTGTGCGGCCGGATTTGAGGAGGCGCTAATGCTGAGGGCAATGAGGATTTCTTCGACATTCAGGCTTGCCATTTTTCCCTTAAGGATATCCTTTTTTAGATAATTGAGTGATTTTACAACAGGTCGCGGAAGCAGATCGATAGTGTCTGGAATTCCGGAAAGTTGTTTGGTCGCGTTCAAAATCAGGCTGGACGTTGAGTGCATCAGAGATGAGTTCATTCCGGTGACGATAGAACCGTCTTTTAGCTCCAGTGCCACTCCGCAGAAAATATTTTCGTTGCCTTTTCCTTTTTCACGAGCGGCTCGGGCGGCTTCGCGAGCGGGAATAACGACGGTACGGTCTTCCGGTCTGACGTTGATTTCTTTCATCAGAGATTCCACTCGGGTGATGGTTTCCTGATCTGTAAGGCCTATCGCCTATTCGCAGGTATATCGAAAATAACGCCGGATCACTTCCTGACAGGCGGCAGTTTGAACGATTCTATCATCAACAATACCAAATCCAGCGCGGTTGACGCCCATGTCTGTGGGTGATTTATAAAATGACGGCGCGTTTGTTATTTTTTCAATGATCCGTCGCAGGAGCGGAAACGCTTCAATATCACGATTGTAATTGACAGAAGATTGGTGGTACGCGTCGAGATGAAAATGATCGAACATGTTGACATCGCGTAGATCGGCGGTGGCGGCTTCATAGGCAACATTTATCGGATGTTTCAGCGGCAGATTCCAGATCGGAAATGTCTCGAATTTGGCATAACCCGCGCGAATTCCCCGTCGATATTCGTGATATAATTGACTCAAAAAGGTGGCTAACTTTCCACTATTCGGTCCGGGACCTGTGACAATCGTGATTGGTTTATCTGTCTCGATGTATGGATTTGCGCCGTAACCGCTCTCGCTGACAATCGTGTCAACATCGGTTGGATATCCTTTGGTAAATCGGTGTGTGTAAACACGAACGCCACGCCACTCCAGCTTGTTTTTAAAAGCGGTCGCCGCTGGTTGATTTTCATAGCGCGTGATGACAACAGCTGTGACAGGAATTCCCCAATCAGAAAGATCGTCGATGATTTTTTGGGCGTCTGAGTCGTACGTAATTCCCAGATCAGCACGCATTTTGTTGCGTTCGATGTCGCCTGCATAAATGCAGAGAATGACATCAATTTTATCCTTAAGGTTTTGAAGCAAGTGCATTTTAACGTTTGGATCGTATCCGGGCAGAACTCGCGCGGCGTGGTAATCGAATATCAATTTCCCACCGAATTCAAGATAAAGTTTGGAGTCAAATCTATTGACGCGATTGATGATTGCGGCTGTTTGTTCAGCGAGATATTTTTCGTTGTCGAAACCGATTTCTGTCATCAATTGTCGCATCCTTTGTGAAATTATGTTGAATCAAAAATACCGCCGTAGTTTATCATTTATGCTCTGGATATACAACGATAATCTGGTCGTCGGATGAGCGAAATCTCACCTGTTTGCGGATGGAAAATACGGTTATGGCAGGAACCCTTTTTCGATAATCCACGGATGAATTTCGACGACGAGCCGTCCGGCTTTGACCATCGGATTGGTGTCAGCTAACCGTCTGACATCTTCCATTGTATTGACCTTGAAAATGTATATCCTGCGAATGTCCCCGTCGTCGATAAACGGTCCGGCTAGAACGAGTTGTCCCGTTTCAGCCATTTTCTGTATGTTTTCCAAATGTGATTTTTGCAATTCCTCGATTTGCGGCGTCGATTCCGGCGTCCAATGGGTTCCGCGCCGGATGATTCCCATGAAGTAAAGCGACATATTTTCCGGAATTACCGGTTCATCGCCGCCAAAGGAAAAATGAACTATCGATAAAAGGATGATCAAGCCGATAAGCTTCGGTCGAATGCGATTTATAAAACCCAACTTTTTCTGTTAGAACAATCCGCCGACGGAAAAACCGATGATCTGATAATCGTCGTCCTCGACTTTCCGGAATGAGTAGTTCAGGTTCAGTAAAATACGCGTTCCGCCCAGATCGAAAGAGAATCCGCCGCCGACCAGCGCGCCGAAACCCTTGTCGCTGTCGATGGAATTATTTTCCGAATCCTGATAGTTCATTTTCGCCAGTCCGGCAACCGCGCGCAGAAACGGACCCTGACCGAATCTTTGCCCGATGTAATGAATGACGCTTCCACCATACAGGAATTGATTCCATTGGAACCATGTGTTTTCGTAAACAAATCGGTCGACGACGGAATTGATAACGACGCCCCCGATCGTTTTGGGCGTTTAAGGAAAGTAAAAACCCAGCATATCTATGCAGATCGTTGTGCGTTGAACGCCGTCCGCGTCTTCGATGATATCGATTACTTCCTGAACGCCCTTCGGATATGTGATCGCCGCGCCGCCGAGTTCCCAGTATAAATACCAGGATTCTCTGCCGTCACTGAGCTGTTCGGCAAAAGCGACATTCGCGATGAAAATCAATCCCAGAAAGTAACTGCTCCACCTCAAGAGTTTTCTGTTCATTCTTAGCTCCTTTTTCAATTTAGATAATTTTAGGAATGAGAATAGGTAAAACCAAGAAAAAATTTGCCTGATGACATCCGGGCGGTTTGAATTTCTCTAATTCATTTGAGATCGAAAATATAAAAAACAAGGATTAAATTCTTATTTAAACTATTAAAATACATACAATAATAATTTGTTTTCCATTTGCTTGTCTGAAAATGGATAATTAACTTCAGACGATTTCTTGGAGATTTGAATGATACAAAGCATGACCGGATTCGGGAAAAGTGAAAAGCAAACAGAGTTTGGAACATTGATCGTCGATCTGCGCTCCGTGAATAATCGCTATTGTGATATGGCGATCAAGTTGCCGGAATTTCTGGAATCACATTCAGAAGAGATCAAGCGCCTGCTGACCGAAAAACTGGTGCGCGGCCGTATCACGCTCTCGGTTTCGCTTAATGGAGCGAGCGAAGAAATCGCCCGTCTGAAACTTAACCTGCCTGCTATTCGCCGGTTCTATGATAGTTTGACGGAGCTTTCTGCCGAACTGGGCATCGATGAGAAGGTGAAGATAGAGCACCTTTTGATGTTGACCGATTTGTTCGACATCCATTCGCCGAACATCGAAGCAGAAAATGTCATCACGATATTGAGAGAAACGCTTGAATCAGCGATTGTTGCACTCAACGAGATGAGATTTCGAGAGGGAAATTTTCTTCAGAAGGAACTGGAATTACATCTGGTGATGATTGGTGAAAAAGTCTCGGAAATCGAAGACCTCTTTGTCTCCTGCAAAAACGGATACTTTGAGAAGATGAAGAAAAATCTCAAAGAACTCTGCGCCGACCTGAATTTCGATACGGATCGGGTTTTGCAGGAAGCCGCGCTTGCCGCGAAGCGGATCGACATTACGGAAGAGTGCGAACGGCTCCGAAGCCATCTGCATCAATTCAGAAAATATATGGAAGACGACGAGCCGTCCGGGAAGAAGATGACGTTTTTGCTTCAGGAAATGAACCGCGAAGCGGCGACGATCGGCTCAAAGTCCGAAGAAGCACGGATCGCGCATTTAGTCGTGCTGGTGAAAGATGAAATTGAAAAAATCAGGGAACAGGCGCAGAACATTTTATGAACGATAACGGTCTGTTGCTCGCCATAGCCGGTCCGTCCGGGATCGGAAAAACGACGATCTGCCATCAACTGCTTGAAAGCGACGACCGATATGTCTTTTCCGTTTCCTGCACTACGCGCGCACGCCGGGAAAACGAAACAGACGGCGTCGATTATCATTTCATCACGCGTGAAGAATTCCAGCGATTCATTCATGAAGGAAAACTCGCCGAATGGCAGGAAGTCTTCGGCAACCTTTACGGAACACTGAAATCGGCGATTCAGGAAGCACTCGATCACGGTCGTGTTCTTTTGCTGGACATCGAGGTGAAAGGCACGCTGAATATTAAAGCCATATATCCGCAGGATACGATCACGGTTTTTCTTCAGCCGCCCAGCGAGGCTGAATTGAAACGCCGGTTGAAATCGCGCGGCACGGAATGTGAAAAATCGATAAAAATCCGTTCTGCTCGCGTTGAGGAAGAATTGGAACTCGGGAAAAAATTTGATTATCAGGTGACCAATGACGACCTGCAACAAACAGTCAGTAAAATCAGGAAAATCGTAAATGGAGAGAAAAATATATGACAGAAACGATTCCTTTTTCGAAATTGAGAGAACAGTCCGAAGATACCTTCGAACTCGTTGTAGCCGCGTCTAAAAGATCCGTTCAGATCAATAACTTAAGAGCGGCAAAGTATCCGCTCCCAACGTTGACAGAAGATCAGGAAGAAACGTTTGAAGAAACGCCAGAAGAAGAAGAGTCGATCAACTGGGATAAGATGGACAAACCGGTGACCGCGGCGGTCAACGAAATGCTTGCTGGTAAAGTGAATTACCATTACACAGAGGAAATTAAAGAAACGACCGCGGAAGAGATTGATCTTGATTTTCAGGAATAAAAAAATCATCCTTGGACTAACTGGCGGCATCGCCATTTATAAGTCAGTCTCTCTGCTCCGGCGTCTGGTGAATGACGAAGGCGCAGACGTGACGGTCGTGATGACGAAATCCGCCCAGCAGTTCATGTCGCCGCTGATCTTTGAGACTTTCAGCGGTAAGCCGGTTCTGACGGACATGTTTTCCGGAATCCATATTTCGACGCGACATGTCGATTTAGCGACATCAACCGATGCGATTCTGATTGCTCCGGCGACAGCAAATATCGTTGCGAAGACCGCGAGCGGCATTGCGGACGATTTGCTGAGCACGATCATTTTGACTGGCGGGAATAAGGCGATATTTGCTTTAGCGATGAATGACAATATGTTCGCCAATCCCATCACACAGGCAAATATTAAAAAACTCCGAGAACTCGGTTATGGATTGATTGAGCCGGAAATCGGAGATTTAGCCTGTCACGCCGTCGGAAAAGGTCGTTTGGCGGATGAATCCCTGATCCTCAATTATCTGGACCAGCGATTGAACGGAAGCGGATTGTTGGCGGGAAAGCGGGTGATCGTCACTGCCGGAGCGACGCGCGAATTTATCGATTCGGTTCGGTTTATTTCCAATAAATCCACCGGAAAAATGGGTTTTGCTCTGGCAAGAGAAGCCGCAAAACAAGGCGCCGATGTTTTGTTGATTTCGGGCGTGATATCGGCTTCGATTCCAACAGGAATTCAAACCATTCAGGTGGAATCGGCAAAACAGATGGAAAAGGCGCTCGTCGAAAATGCAAACGTAGCGGATTTTCTATTCATGGCGGCCGCGGTGGAAGATTTTTGTCCCGAGAAAATTTCAGACGAAAAGATTAAGAAAAACGAAGCGCCGGGTCAAATATCTTTGAGCATTTCGCCCGATCTGATCGTTTCTTTCCGGAATGTCAATGAAAAGGCGTGCGTCGTTGGTTTCAGTGTTGAAACGCTCGATGGGAAAGCCCGCTCCTCCGATAAAATGAACCGGAAAAAGATGGATTTCATCGTCTGGAACGATCCGTCGAAATCCGGCGTTGGATTCGAGAGCGATACCAACGAAGCGATGATGCTCGGAAGAAATGGACAAGAATGGTTTTTTCCCAAGACGACTAAGCGTGAAATTGCCGTACAAATTATTCAAACTGTCGTGAAGAACTAGTGACGAACGATGAGCGAATTCCGGAAAAAACTGACAGATTATTTCCGACAACAGGGTGAACTTTATCCATCCGAATATTTTTTTGACAAAGTGCCGGGGATTCTTCGATCGCAAACGGGCATTTTTACGGTGAGCGAAACCTTTTTATCGGATTTTCGTAAACTGGAAGAAGAAGCGAAAAATTGTTCCGCCTGCGATCTGGCGCAGACGCGCACGAATGTTGTTTTTGGCGATGGAAATCCGAAGGCTGGATTATTGTTCATTGGAGAGGCGCCGGGCGAGAATGAAGATTTGCAGGGGAAGGCTTTCGTGGGAAGAGCGGGGAAATTGCTGGATGACCTTCTGAAGGGAATTGGACTGAATCGTACGCACATCTATATTACCAATATCATCAAATGTCGTCCGCCGGGGAATCGCCAGCCAGTTCAAACCGAAGTCAATGCATGTATTCATTTTTTACTGCGTCAGATTGAGCTCATTCAGCCGCGTATGATCGTTTGCCTCGGCTTGGTCGCGGCAAAGTCGCTTTTAAAATTCGATCTTCCGCTCGGTCGGATGCGTAATCAGATATTCGCTTTTCAAGGAATTGACGCGATGGTGACTTATCATCCGGCGGCTATTCTTCGGAACGTTAATTTGATGGATGCGGCGAGGGAAGATTTTGAAAAAATCAAACAAATTTATCAGGAAAAGTCAGGGAGTTGACTGTGGCACAAAAAGACGGTGAATATCTAAAAGTTCCGCCACACGCCGATGAAGCGGAAATTTCGGTGCTGGGCGCCATGATGCTTGAAAAGGAAGCCGTGAGCAAAACGATCCAATATCTGGATCACACGGCGTTTTACAAGGAAGCCAATCAGACGATTTTTCGCGTCATGGTCGAATTGTTCAACGAAGGCGAACCGATCGATCAGGTCAGCGTCGTTGATCGTTTGAAACGGAACAAATTGCTGGATAGAGCCGGCGGGGCGTATTATCTGACGGGATTGATCGAGGCGACGCCTTCCGCCGCGAATGTCGAATATTATGCGAAACTAGTGCTTGAAAAATCGCTCCTTCGAAAGTTGATTCTTTCGTCGAATGAGATTCAGGAGGAAGCGTATGATGCCAAAGAATCGGCGGAAGAAATTAT belongs to Candidatus Marinimicrobia bacterium CG08_land_8_20_14_0_20_45_22 and includes:
- a CDS encoding D-hexose-6-phosphate mutarotase, whose protein sequence is MRDVDLLNARFGISDRVQFFRAAGDLPMVRITSPVSSAIISIYGAQVLSFTPTGHEDLLWVSPKSFYEAGKSIRGGIPICWPWFSTHPSDSSKPSHGFSRLSYWHLRSVQSLPSDEMRLRMTLSEHDATPDLFDYRFNAEVIFTIGKSLSIELRIENVDERDFKFTEALHSYFNISDIRNVSLDGLDRTTYIDAVDQFNRKVQYGSIRFDEIVNRVYLHTSSDCFLRDELFFRIIHIQKSGSFSTIVWNPGELLSEIVADMEPDSYRRMVCIEAANASDNGITLAPLEVHSMTTTIGVE
- a CDS encoding uracil-DNA glycosylase, producing the protein MSEFRKKLTDYFRQQGELYPSEYFFDKVPGILRSQTGIFTVSETFLSDFRKLEEEAKNCSACDLAQTRTNVVFGDGNPKAGLLFIGEAPGENEDLQGKAFVGRAGKLLDDLLKGIGLNRTHIYITNIIKCRPPGNRQPVQTEVNACIHFLLRQIELIQPRMIVCLGLVAAKSLLKFDLPLGRMRNQIFAFQGIDAMVTYHPAAILRNVNLMDAAREDFEKIKQIYQEKSGS
- a CDS encoding guanylate kinase, encoding MNDNGLLLAIAGPSGIGKTTICHQLLESDDRYVFSVSCTTRARRENETDGVDYHFITREEFQRFIHEGKLAEWQEVFGNLYGTLKSAIQEALDHGRVLLLDIEVKGTLNIKAIYPQDTITVFLQPPSEAELKRRLKSRGTECEKSIKIRSARVEEELELGKKFDYQVTNDDLQQTVSKIRKIVNGEKNI
- the rpoZ gene encoding DNA-directed RNA polymerase subunit omega codes for the protein MTETIPFSKLREQSEDTFELVVAASKRSVQINNLRAAKYPLPTLTEDQEETFEETPEEEESINWDKMDKPVTAAVNEMLAGKVNYHYTEEIKETTAEEIDLDFQE
- the coaBC gene encoding bifunctional phosphopantothenoylcysteine decarboxylase/phosphopantothenate--cysteine ligase CoaBC, encoding MTITQRKLKKRPRKRLILIFRNKKIILGLTGGIAIYKSVSLLRRLVNDEGADVTVVMTKSAQQFMSPLIFETFSGKPVLTDMFSGIHISTRHVDLATSTDAILIAPATANIVAKTASGIADDLLSTIILTGGNKAIFALAMNDNMFANPITQANIKKLRELGYGLIEPEIGDLACHAVGKGRLADESLILNYLDQRLNGSGLLAGKRVIVTAGATREFIDSVRFISNKSTGKMGFALAREAAKQGADVLLISGVISASIPTGIQTIQVESAKQMEKALVENANVADFLFMAAAVEDFCPEKISDEKIKKNEAPGQISLSISPDLIVSFRNVNEKACVVGFSVETLDGKARSSDKMNRKKMDFIVWNDPSKSGVGFESDTNEAMMLGRNGQEWFFPKTTKREIAVQIIQTVVKN
- a CDS encoding YicC family protein, with protein sequence MIQSMTGFGKSEKQTEFGTLIVDLRSVNNRYCDMAIKLPEFLESHSEEIKRLLTEKLVRGRITLSVSLNGASEEIARLKLNLPAIRRFYDSLTELSAELGIDEKVKIEHLLMLTDLFDIHSPNIEAENVITILRETLESAIVALNEMRFREGNFLQKELELHLVMIGEKVSEIEDLFVSCKNGYFEKMKKNLKELCADLNFDTDRVLQEAALAAKRIDITEECERLRSHLHQFRKYMEDDEPSGKKMTFLLQEMNREAATIGSKSEEARIAHLVVLVKDEIEKIREQAQNIL